In Phaseolus vulgaris cultivar G19833 chromosome 7, P. vulgaris v2.0, whole genome shotgun sequence, the genomic stretch ttagtttctaaattgttatctaattaattattaaagttttaactactaattaatttatattcatagttaaaattttagagTTAATTTGATACCAgattaaaaactagtttataaattttattaataataaaaaaaaagttatatattaataatttttttactgtatctaacttaataaatataataattaattatttttgttttaaaaattagtatttatttaatgatttcttTTTAGTGTTGTTATGTGAAGTGAATATAAAAATGAgaagttattttaaatatttttatcacaattcattagttttttgATGTATTGAAGACTTAGATAATTGTATGTTTTCAAAGAGTTTACAATTTTCTCCTTTTAAAAAGTTGTATATCgaataataaaacatttttttatttgtaaatataaGCCTTGTGACCAAGTTAAACTTGAGtgtgtttatatttatatttattttgatatataggtgtgtgtttctgaaaaaagaaataattttttattttttaatatccaTGAGTGATATTAGAGGTGAGGTTATAATGAAGATATGAAAAGGAGTAGGGTAACAGTAAGATTGTGTGGATTGCATTTGGAAAGAGAAGATAGCATAAAAGTATGCAAAAGAACTACAACTTGGTGCAGGGGACGAAGACATGATGTACTAGGTGGTCACCAACATTTCGACATCCATCATAGGGTTGGTGGCTGTGTTTTTTCCTATCACATCCTCCTTCTTATCTTTAATATTAAAACTTGTcttcatataaatttttttcacattttcatTCTCATCCAAAAGTAGATATAGTCATGTTACTGTTATGATATTAGTGaaatactttttataaaaaaaattcacacaaaacatatatgatatttgtcaaaataatttaaatattttttttaatataaaatataaaaaattttggaattgtataaatattatatgagAATATCACATATATATTGgataaaagttaaataattatagaaaaataaaaataaataaatgtatgataagttatctaataaattaaaaatattttaacaattttgaATAGCAACTGCATCAAACAATATGGTGCAACAATCAGCAACAAAACCGAGTAGGATTAATGGCAGCGAAAGATTCTTTctgaacaaaacaaaacaacaaaaagaACTATTCTAGTCTATAACGAATCAGAGGACCACTTCTACACTCACATCCAGTTCACATGGATGAATTGTATAGATTTCCCACTTCAAAAATACTTTTCTTCACAAAAATAAGCACTTCACACTAtatcatataattataaatttcaagaaATCATATTAATAACATTAGAAGTATCTTTTATCAGGATGAATATATGATTACAACTTTATTAAGATTCatttaacaattatttaattaaagataagaacattttattttatatatatatataaataaaataaatattttaaatttccgTAATAAATCTAATATATATAACTGGTTTTAAATTTcactataataaattttttttaagatcgAGATAgatttaaaattacaattttttaatagaatatcaaaatcatttaaagacaattcaaataaaaatttattaaacttaTGATACCATTTAATAcctattttctaataattttttttgttttgctaTTATACACTTTATTGaacatttatataaaaattcgagttaaatcaaattttattctcattaatagatgtaaaaataattaagtaaaaactaaaagtatgtaataacataattaattagataataaAATGGTAGAAAGGTTTGAACAAAATGTTATACAATTTGAGATTAGTTAAATAAGTGGCATGAGAATTCTttaaaaccaaaagaaaaagatCTAAAAGAACGTTTATGTATACACGTTCCTTGAAAGAGAGAATAAGAAATGTGAGAAGAGAAGAGACATatgaaattaaagaaattacGAGGTAGATTATTCAGGTCGTTCAAGTGTTACGTGACATCTATGTCAagcacaaataaaaaataattgtataacACATAACCATGTTCATCACCTGTAAAATTCTATGCATGGATGATTAAAAACGAATGTATGACTTTGTCAACAATTTTCTTCGTAATATGCATGCACTTACGTGTATTTGTGCCTCTTCATGCGTAGAATAAATTCTAGAAATGCTAATTGATATTTGTGATCAGTggtattagaaaaataaaatgaataaaaataacagAATATAATGAGGTGTTTGATATTTACAAGtctttatatttcattatttttaaagattattGTATCGATATGGTCGATCGACATCATGACGTGTCTCGGTCTTCTTGTTCCAGATGATCGAGACACACGCTGACGTGTTCCAGTCTACTTGGTCGAGCTGACCGACACGTATAACCATTAACGTTCAAATGAAGGTTAGGTTAATGAAGCTAAACTATCATTAAAAATTAGGCAATGCTACCCTAAGTGTgatccattccactaatcagGTCCAAtgtaagcccattaaaataatataaatagcacacattccaaggaacaaggtatgtcatttattactgtgcacTTACCCGAGTGTCGATCACACGctttattgacttgagcgtcggagtgtcttctgcaggtacctcCCCCATTTGGCATTCACCCGGGACCGAAagccgaaggagaagcacgGAGGCGAGAAGGATCCCAGTAAAACCCTAACAAGCTGTCCGACCGAAGaaaggaggaagacgaagacttcaatagttctttaGGTTCCATCTCCCTAACCGGAACCATTATCACTTCACGTCTATCCAGAAAAAGGTTAATGTAGATTATAGGAAGAATAATTGGAGAAAAACGTATGAAAATAATATGTGAAGAgatgaaaattaaatttaaaagtaaaatgaaaaaataaaataaaatatatttatataataaccATAGCTTATCGCATTTGATTTATATGAGCGATGATGTATGGCACCATGGAACCTGCGGcgtttataaaaattataaacaaattttcaacatttttgaaaattcaatGTATTTGACTTCAGTTTCTGCAGCTGATTGACGTACCTGTTCTCACCagttgtttttagttttttttaaccaaaataaataatcaGCTAAAAATCACTAAttcataaaaatacaaatactcATATAATCAAACAAATAACTATCCTTCTACAATATATTTCATTCaacagtgttttttttttaatatttttaggttattacatattttttatgaaacatgaataacataaataagaaaattttgtaAGGTGATGTAACATAATTTATAGGTAAAGTAACACAAAAATCAATGAATTAATTTGTTGAAAGAAACAAGTAGATGGAAAACAAAAGTTCACTGAATTAGTCATCCGACTAATTAATTGATCCTTTCTCTCTGCAAAATTaggtttaaaaattataaatactgGTTAAAAAAGTCTAAAGCCAGTGAAgaattagtattttatttttttaacattttaaagtTACTATAAAATAATGACTAAAATTTTAGAAACTGAAAGTctcaattataaattttaaatttaaaaatgtattgaAAAATTCAGAGAATTAAACTTTAATTGGAACTTGAAAGTGACACGAAGCTCTTGCGCTGGTCCTGGGACTTAATAATGATATTTGGTCAATGAAAACACATTTGAATTGTGAAACGTGTgtgaaacatattttttatattagaaatatttaataattattatttttaaagcaaATCAAAGCTTTTTTAAGGTGTATTCAATACTTTATCATCGAGTGCTTAAGAGTATTACAATGAAAAAGctccattaaaaaaataatgtatatttaaatattttaattttgggtATAATGATGcctaaaagtttttataaaaataaatattttcattttaaaaattagaaaaaaaaattaaattcataaaatactAGTGCAAAGACGATTAAAAATATTCCATTACACTtaatgttaaataaataaaaaattggtttttttaataacattttttttatatgtgatgagatgacatataatttttgttgttaCTGAATATGAATATGAGGTCTTTATGGTTTAGGGTTTGAAGTGTGAGTTGAGATGTGAAATTACAtgtcaaattaaataatagtatgaaagttttataaaataaatttgatataaatgcaaataattaagaaaattataaattattttattacatgAGCAACAAAAATAACAATCTAATgagaaaattcataaaaaataaagaacaagttaaaaaatatttaatttttattttaaaaaataagtactgaaggaaaaaatataaaattaaattaatttagagaTAACCTAGGCGGAAAACTCAATTTGTACCAGTGAGTCACCATTTCTACTTTTCTTCGGGCTCAAGCATTAAGAAACTTTTATTTCACACCAGAACCTGCTTAAGGCGTTTCTGCTGTCAATCCCGGTTAACAAAATATTCATCATTCActaattttaaagtaaattaaaGCATTCAAAATAGTGTATTTAGTTGCCAATAAAAATCTTAATTCAACGAGAAAGTTCATACAATATatgattatataaataataataagtacaaatattaataaatactaaaaaaagcAGATTAATTTGCGATAAGTTGAGTggaaaaatcaattttcataTACTGGAATCCCCTCTTTTTCGGTTTACTTATGGCTCAGAAATCATTATATTTGTCAATGAGAGTATATTTGGACTGAGTATGGTTTGTGAAATCTTTATTTCACACAAGATCTTGCCATCGTGTACGTGTTATAAGACTTGCCTATAATATttctcattttattaaaaaaacaaaaaatccgCACCCAAACACGAAACCAAATGCTTAGGTGAAGAAAATCAGCGACTCTGGAAAGTCAAATCCCCACATTCATATTCCAAACACGGTCCTCGTTTTCTTCGCACGCAACTCAACTCTCTCTATATATCCCTTCTCCTCTCCTTGCAAGCGCACGCATATTCACACTGCAAACTCATTCTCATCAGGAAACACAAGTTCCGTAATCACGAGAAACAAACACACACTTTCGGAGAAGTACCATAACTACACTGCGAAAACACCTCCGTTTGCTGCGAAAATGAGAACCATTTGCCGGGAGCCAAAAACGCAGTCGTTCACCTTTTCCCGCCACACTTCGGCACCAACTTCATCTCTATCTACAACACCTTCCACCAGCACGAAGGAAAGCATGGTTTCCACCAGCATAGAGGAAGCCGAAGCTCTGATACTGAAATGGGACCCTGAAACCTCCACGTACGGAAGCGTAACCTCTCTCTTCTACAACGACAAAGCTGAGGCCATGCACTACATCCACTGCGTTAACCAACTTCAGAAAACCATGCACGCCTTGCTTGAACACAACCCCTCCTCACGAAAACTCGTCCTCGCACAAAACCTAATGCAAATGGCCATGAAGAGGCTCCAGAAAGAGTTCTACCAGATATTATCCATGAGCCGGGCCCACCTCGACCCTGAATCCGTCTCCGCCAGATCCTCCACCACCTCTAGAACCTCTTTCTGTTCCGACAGCTACGACGAAGGAACGGCGGAAGACGACGTTCGTGACACAGGTGATTGTATCTCCGAAGTCGAACGCGTTTCCTCTGAAACCGTGGCGGTGCTCAAATCCATTGCTGACTGCATGGTTTCCAACGGTTACGGCAAGGAATGTGTCACCGTTTACACGACGATGAGAAAATCGATCGTCGACGAAGGCATTTATCGCCTCAGCGTGGAGGAATTGAGCGCGTCGAGGGTGAATAAGATGGCCTGGGAAGTGCTGGAGCTGAAAATCAAGGCTTGGTTAGAGGCGGTTAAGATCGGCGTGAGGACGCTCTTCGCCGGAGAGAGGATTCTTTGCGATCAAGTATTCGGTGCGTCACATTCCGTCGCGGAAGCTTGCTTTGCCGAGATTTCGAGAAGCGGAGCCGCTTTGCTGTTCAGATTTCCCGAACTCGTTGCTAGAACAAAAAAGTCCCCACCGGAGAAGATCTTCCGAATGATTGATATGTACGCCGTGATCGCCGAGCTGTGGCCGGAAATTGAATCAATATTCTCGTTCGATTCAACATCCGCAGCTAAATCTCAAGCCTACGCTCTACTTTTCCGACTCTCCGAGTCCATACGAACGAGTTTCTTTGAATTCGAGACCACAATTCAGAAAGACTCTTCTAAATCGGGTGCAAAATTCGCCGGCGTCCATTCTCTGACAGTGCAAGTAATGAATCACTTGTCTACACTCGCGGATTACAGCAACGTGCTCTCTGAAATTTTCTTCGACGTGCCACCGCCATCTAGGTCGCCGTTGCCGGAATCTTATTTGTACAGTCCACAATCTGACAATTCTACGATAACGGAGACGGAGTTCTCGGTGCAGATGGCGAGGCTGATTCTAGTCCTTCTTTGCAAGATCGACGGTAAATCAAGACATTGCAAGGAGGTTTCGTTATCTTACCTGTTTCTGACGAACAATCTCAGGCACGTGGTGGCCAAGGTCCGAACCTCGAACTTGATTTACGTTCTCGGCGACGATTGGGTTTTGAATCACGAGGCGAGGATGAAGCGGTTGATGGAGAACTACGAGAGAGTGGCATGGGGCAAAGTTCTTTCATCTTTGCCGGAAAATCCAACAGCGGAAATGCCGCCGGCAGAGGCGAGGGTTATGTTCGGAAATTTCAATCTAGAATTCGAGAAAGCTTACCAGAGAGAGAACGTGTTTACCATTCCGGAACAGGAATTCCGAGAAGAGATCAAAGCGTCACTGGCAAGAAAAATAAGCCCCGTTTACCGCGAGATGCATGAAACGCGCCGCAATACAGAGGGAT encodes the following:
- the LOC137829522 gene encoding exocyst complex component EXO70H1-like, encoding MRTICREPKTQSFTFSRHTSAPTSSLSTTPSTSTKESMVSTSIEEAEALILKWDPETSTYGSVTSLFYNDKAEAMHYIHCVNQLQKTMHALLEHNPSSRKLVLAQNLMQMAMKRLQKEFYQILSMSRAHLDPESVSARSSTTSRTSFCSDSYDEGTAEDDVRDTGDCISEVERVSSETVAVLKSIADCMVSNGYGKECVTVYTTMRKSIVDEGIYRLSVEELSASRVNKMAWEVLELKIKAWLEAVKIGVRTLFAGERILCDQVFGASHSVAEACFAEISRSGAALLFRFPELVARTKKSPPEKIFRMIDMYAVIAELWPEIESIFSFDSTSAAKSQAYALLFRLSESIRTSFFEFETTIQKDSSKSGAKFAGVHSLTVQVMNHLSTLADYSNVLSEIFFDVPPPSRSPLPESYLYSPQSDNSTITETEFSVQMARLILVLLCKIDGKSRHCKEVSLSYLFLTNNLRHVVAKVRTSNLIYVLGDDWVLNHEARMKRLMENYERVAWGKVLSSLPENPTAEMPPAEARVMFGNFNLEFEKAYQRENVFTIPEQEFREEIKASLARKISPVYREMHETRRNTEGSVREMREYVIFTPEDIENYMLNLFNARRSSSTAEEKHFIFCKKFFL